In Mytilus trossulus isolate FHL-02 chromosome 6, PNRI_Mtr1.1.1.hap1, whole genome shotgun sequence, a single window of DNA contains:
- the LOC134723804 gene encoding uncharacterized protein LOC134723804 has protein sequence MNFSKGHIKISFFYIMDICSLLIMFAALLHSGSSDCIENPTVTREMGRISFQLLSFVRMHDDYERRTVFSGRMIVPDDSKFKSDFDIIVTKLPGAEEISLTLEVPDDEMPVIIKTRITSASKKEELVFVIYTFSKMNIQTTFDINNCKYAIWHKTSIGDVQYVAELSGCGEKGYYSADLITRDSESVHKNRDFYFNQTIRYRISKPDIISCHINSLALKTDGIQIDKLQFDISSVSVHKLVGTVLLRHNII, from the exons ATGAATTTTTCAAAAGGACACATCAAAatctcatttttttacattatggaTATCTGTTCTCTTTTGATAATGTTTGCAGCATTGTTGCATTCAGGTAGTTCAGATTGCATA GAAAACCCAACAGTCACAAGAGAGATGGGACGGATAAGCTTCCAGTTACTATCCTTTGTAAGAATGCACGATGACTATGAACGTAGAACTGTGTTCTCTGGACGAATGATTGTACCAGATGATTCCAAGTTCAAGTCGGATTTTGATATCATTGTAACCAAAC TTCCTGGTGCAGAAGAAATTTCTCTGACTTTGGAAGTTCCAGATGATGAAATGCCTGTAATAATCAAAACCCGAATAACATCGGCATCGAAAAAAGAGGAATTGGTCTTTGTTATTTATACTTTTTCTAAAATGAACATTCAAACAACCTTCGATATCAACAATTGTAAGTACGCAATTTGGCATAAAACGTCAATTGGTGATGTGCAGTACGTAGCGGAATTGTCAGGTTGTGGAGAAAAAGGCTATTACAGTGCTGATTTAATTACCCGAGATTCAGAATCTGTGCATAAAAACAGggatttttatttcaatcaaaCCATTCGGTACAGGATAAGCAAACCAGACATTATATCCTGCCATATAAATAGTCTGGCTTTGAAAACCGACGGGATCCAAATAGACAAGCTACAATTCGATATTTCGTCTGTGTCAGTTCATAAACTTGTTGGAACTGTACTCTTAAGACATAACATTATATAG